The Lactuca sativa cultivar Salinas chromosome 2, Lsat_Salinas_v11, whole genome shotgun sequence genome includes a window with the following:
- the LOC111911061 gene encoding wall-associated receptor kinase-like 1, producing MSFFRSYHFLLFISLTATSVAAQSYAKLECKEMCGDVRIPYPFGIGTDCSLNKWYTVNCNSTTPYLSALNNLEILDINVRNQTVTANVSMISDCKNLVRNNSQIMNVDLGSSPFLFSRVQNTFVVEGCGNAVILDNGSAIAGCSTTCRNGTFSNRDKCLGVSCCQTTIPRYLKSYTMDLTGLETQGGDGGCGYAFLVDENSYVEGRLAESNFYVPISLQWTLAEAEFDQIQCCHLRVRLKLDLGNGTSIASWKCSVPQSRPIKGNPYLSSGCEVTEECSRCGANNGFCYYEEIYDGELVRGWNFTCGHFPPTTGSKSRSSMGVILGVTISIGVLFLVGISFSLFKVIKKTKARRMRKRFFKRNGGLLLKQQEEADPSFVDKTILFTSRELEKATDSFNENRILGRGGQGTVYKGMLVDGRIVAVKKSKLVDESQLEQFINEVVILSQVNHRNVVKLLGCCLETEVPLLVSEFISNGTLYDSIHNEANEFPISFNMRLQIATEVAGALAYLHSATSIPIYHRDIKTTNILLDEKYRAKVSDFGTSRFVSMDQTHLTTLVKGTFGYLDPEYFQSSQFTEKSDVYSFGVVLVELLTGERPISLTRFGENRSLAVHFMLAMEEGRVMSIFDAMVIKESSSDELLVLANLAMRCLNMNGKNRPTMKEVAIELETIRTSHIPSMVETNTRQVVYDDFSMLTYSDSTSTF from the exons ATGAGTTTTTTTCGTTCTTACCACTTTCTCCTCTTCATTTCATTAACAGCAACATCTGTAGCAGCTCAATCATACGCCAAGCTAGAATGCAAAGAAATGTGTGGGGACGTGAGAATTCCATACCCTTTTGGCATCGGAACAGATTGTTCTCTGAACAAATGGTACACTGTTAATTGCAACTCCACGACACCATATCTATCTGCACTCAACAACCTGGAGATATTGGACATAAACGTGAGAAACCAAACGGTAACTGCTAACGTCTCCATGATCTCTGATTGCAAGAATCTAGTCCGTAATAACAGTCAAATCATGAACGTTGACCTTGGCAGCAGTCCATTTCTGTTTTCCAGAGTACAAAACACATTTGTTGTAGAGGGATGTGGTAACGCTGTCATCTTGGACAATGGGAGTGCCATCGCAGGTTGTTCCACGACATGTCGCAATGGCACCTTTAGTAATCGAGACAAGTGCCTCGGCGTCAGTTGTTGCCAAACAACAATTCCTCGTTATCTTAAGTCCTACACCATGGATCTCACGGGCTTGGAAACACAGGGAGGAGATGGAGGTTGTGGCTATGCCTTCTTGGTGGATGAGAATTCATATGTTGAAGGAAGGTTAGCAGAGAGCAACTTTTATGTTCCGATATCACTGCAGTGGACTTTAGCAGAAGCGGAGTTCGATCAAATACAATGTTGTCATTTGAGGGTTAGACTAAAACTTGATCTTGGTAATGGTACTTCAATCGCGTCATGGAAATGCTCCGTTCCTCAGAGTCGGCCAATAAAAGGAAACCCTTATCTATCTAGTGGATGTGAAG TGACCGAAGAATGTTCAAGGTGCGGGGCTAACAATGGTTTTTGTTACTATGAGGAGATATATGATGGTGAACTCGTTCGCGGATGGAACTTCACTTGTGGTCACTTTCCTCCCACCACCGGTTCTAAAAGTAgatcatccatgggtgttattCTTG GTGTTACCATAAGTATTGGTGTACTTTTCCTTGTGGGAATCAGCTTTTCTTTGTTCAAAGTGATCAAGAAAACAAAAGCCAGAAGAATGAGAAAGAGATTTTTTAAACGGAATGGTGGCTTACTTCTAAAACAACAAGAAGAAGCTGACCCATCTTTTGTTGATAAAACTATACTTTTCACGTCACGTGAGTTGGAGAAAGCCACCGACTCCTTCAATGAAAACAGAATTCTAGGTCGTGGAGGCCAAGGTACTGTATATAAAGGGATGTTAGTGGACGGAAGGATTGTCGCTGTGAAGAAATCAAAACTAGTTGATGAAAGTCAATTAGAGCAATTCATCAATGAGGtggtcattctttcccaagtaAATCATAGAAATGTGGTGAAGCTATTAGGATGTTGCTTAGAGACAGAGGTTCCTTTATTAGTTTCTGAATTCATTTCTAATGGCACCTTGTACGACAGTATACACAATGAGGCAAATGAGTTCCCAATTTCATTCAACATGAGATTACAGATTGCTACGGAGGTTGCAGGAGCACTAGCCTACTTACATTCTGCAACTTCCATACCAATATATCATCGGGATATCAAAACCACTAATATACTTTTGGATGAAAAATACAGGGCCAAAGTTTCGGACTTTGGAACTTCAAGGTTCGTATCAATGGACCAAACTCATTTGACCACGTTAGTCAAAGGTACTTTTGGCTACCTAGATCCTGAGTACTTCCAGTCCAGTCAATTCACTGAAAAGAGTGACGTTTATAGTTTTGGAGTTGTTTTAGTTGAACTCTTAACGGGTGAAAGGCCAATTTCCCTAACTAGATTTGGTGAAAATAGAAGTTTGGCAGTGCACTTCATGCTGGCTATGGAAGAAGGGCGTGTTATGTCTATTTTTGATGCAATGGTGATTAAAGAAAGTAGCTCTGATGAGCTTTTGGTATTAGCAAATCTTGCAATGCGGTGCTTGAATATGAATGGTAAAAATAGGCCTACAATGAAAGAAGTAGCAATAGAGTTAGAAACGATAAGAACATCACACATTCCCTCTATGGTTGAAACTAATACCAGACAGGTTGTGTACGACGACTTTTCTATGCTAACTTACAGTGACTCAACATCAACATTTTGA